The genomic stretch CAGCAGCTTGTTCTCGCGGACATGCATCGACAGCATGCTGCGCTACAACCCCGTGGAGGCCGCCCCCGACGACCCCGACGCGCTCGTGCTGCTTCCAGGGCTGCCGCACCGCGTCGAGCTGAGGCGCAGCCAGATGAAGGAGCCCAAGGAGCAGCCGGAGGACTGGGCCTTCCTCCAGCGCGTCAACGCCGCGGACCTGAGGAGCTACGGCGAGGTGTTCAACAGCTTCCACGACCTGGAGCGGGAGTCCTTGGAGCACTACACCACGACGCTAGGGTGCCGCGCGTGGCTCGTCGGGCCGGTCGCGCTCGCCAGCAAGAACCACGCGGCGAGGGGCGCCGGCGACGAGCCCTCGCCGGACGCGGACAGCTGCCAGCAGTGGCTCGACACCAAGGCGGAGGGCTCGGTGGTGTACGTGTCCTTCGGCACGCTGTCCCATTTCTCGCCGCCCGAGCTGCGCGAGCTCGCAAGCGGCCTGGACATGTCCGGCAAGAACTTCGTCTGGGtcatcggcggcggcgcggacaCCAAGGAGTCGGAATGGATGCCCCACGGGTTCGCGGAGCTGATGGCGCGCGGCGACCGTGGCTTCATCATCCGGGGCTGGGCGCCGCAGAGGCTGATTCTGGCTCACCCGGCAATGGGCGGCTTCGTGACGCACTGCGGCTGGAACTCGACGCTGGAGGCGGTGAGCGCCGGCGTGCCTATGGTGACGTGGCCGCGCTTCGCCGACCAGTTCTACAACGAGAAGCTGGTGGTCGAGCTGCTCAAGGTCGGTGTCAGCGTGGGGTCCACGGACTACGCGTCGAAACTTGAGACACGGCGCGTGATCGGCGGCGAGGTGATTGCGGAGGCCATTGGGAGAGTGATGGGCGACGGCGAGGACGCAGAGGCAATACGAGAGAAGGCCAAGGAGCTCGGGGAGAAGGCCAGGCGTGCGGTGGCCAAGGGTGGGTCCTCTTACGATGACGTCGGACGCTTAATGGACGAGCTGATCGCTCGTAGGAGCTCCGTCGATGTCTGATTTGGTGAGGCGCTTTGTTTCTTTGTAATATAATTACCTCTACCGTGATGTCAGCGTGCCATTGATTATTTCTCTTGTTCTATGCTCCTCGAAGCGAAGTGATtttattagagcatctccagcagtACTACCTAAAATAGACTAGCTAAATGTCTGGTTAGGTAGCCACCTATTTTTATACTATCTATATTTTACTTCCAACTCCAACAGTACTACCTAAAATATGACTCCTAATTTTATTTTAGCAGTATATGACATTAAGAACCCacatgtcatcttcttctttgtTGCCATAGAAGAACTCAGCCATGAATAGCTTCCCGCAGGAAGCATATGGGGGCGGGATTTGCCAGAGGCCGAACGCCATCGGAATGGGGATGGAGGGGATTTGCCAGAGGCCGAACGCCATCGGAAAGGGGATGGAGAGCAGGTGTCGTCTGCCGGTTGGGATCTGAGGCCAAAGATGGGCGCCGTCGAGAGTATCAGAGATGGACAGTAGAGTAGCAAGGATAGGGAAGAGCGGAGCCACCGGGAAGAGCCACCGTGCCCACGCCATTGGGGAGGAGGCGTGCGACCGGTGGGAGAAGGCGTGCGGCGTTGGGTGCGAGTCGAGACGCAGGCAGCGGCGTCGGGTGCGAGTGCGTGCGGGAGGAGAATggagaaaggaaaaaaataggTAGCCAGGTTTGTTGGCCCAACAGATTTAGGTAGTCAAGTAGGTAGTCTGTTCGAGTGAGTTTTTTGGCCTCCACTACCTAGATACCGGATAGGTAGTGGGTTTAGGTAGTGTGCTgaaggttttgtctttttttttatttatttggttgaatctttgaaatcatagagaaaaaatataaaatataaaatctaattttgttggacttcacatgagtatatatacacacaataaatatataatatggtaagcTTTTAATTTGATTGAATATAGTTTAAAATATACTTATTTTAAAATACAACTGGTTGTTGGGTGTAAAGTTTTCTTATAGCCTTCTCTTAGTCCACTAATATACTCTCTTCATGCCAAATCATAAGACATTTTAGCATTTCATGTAGTTTTTGCTAGGGATATAAGTTGCCTCTAGCTACATAgtagaaactatatatatagaaatattaaaatatcttataatttagaaaggAGGGAGCAGTAGTTAGCtctcactattaatacatatcTGACTTGTCCCTCTCATAAAGTTACTTGGTTTTCGTGCCTAAGCCGATTGTGAGCTTACAACCCCTTgtcctctctcctccacatcaccATTTAGCCAGCTTATGACCTGCTATTATACTTCTCTGATGGCTTTGTCACTTCGTCGGTGCCAACGGTTTCCCCCTTTATCTTAATATAAGCTCTCTCTCCTTTCAAAAACACTAGGTAAAGGGTACTATGCAATGACGCATGTCGTTCGCATGTAGATGAGCCACCAAtgctccaattgctcttgcGTGGGGAGAACAAAGTgggttttaaacaacctcgatgTGAAATAGTActactgtagatctggaaaattttgtcgCCACCATGAGTGACAGTTTTTAGAGTTATCATATATGTTGTGAAAAGTACTTATAATTTAATTGAATTATAAAGAAATTATATTAAATCAGTATCATTATGTGCATCAtagaaatattttaaaatatacTTATTTTTTCTTCAAAAGAATTAGCCAAAGTTTTGGGTATAACTTAAAACAAGAAGGTTTTCTTTTGAAACTACTTATAAAATAATAAGTTGATTTAATTGGATCTGGAGAAAGTAATTCGGTTGCGTATACCAGTGTATGATCTTGAACAGTTATCTCATTGGGCACTAGCCCAATAGCCTAGTGTACGTGTGGAAGTGAAAGTATTCCATCGGAGTTGTTTGTAAAGTCTAACCGAGTTGCGAGTCTTTTTTTCCTAGGCTATgtttttaaaataatttttcTAGCAAATTTGTTTCATATATAATACAACTTTCatcaaatcataaaataaagatgtcaaaaaagaaaaagaaaaaacgaAATTCCGCGCAGCTAGAGTAAAACCTCCCCGCCTCCGCCCGGCAGTTCGCATACGTGCGTGCCGACACGTGGGCCCGGCGATCGCCCAGTACCAGAGTTTGCGGTTGGAGACGGCAGAAAGAGCGGGCGGACGCGCACGCGCAGATGGCCCGTCCGCTGCCActgccccgccgccgccgccgccgccgcctcactACTCTccgtctctccctctctctcacaCATCTGCTGCCGCTCTCCCTCTCCCCGCGCGTGCTACCATCCTCCGTTTCGTCTCCCACTACACCGGCGCCCCACCCTTCCTCTTCCCGTGCCGGCCTCCATTGACGGTGGCGCGCGCCGACCTCGTTGTGTGTGGTGCGCCCGTGCGTTGCAGCGCAGCGATGCGAGGGGACGTTGCCGCTTGGCGATGAGTTGGAGGCGCCGGGTCCAGATGACGCTGCCGCGTCCGTGAGGAGGATCGCCGCGGCGCTGTGCCGGGCGCATCCGCCGCCGCGGGAGTGCGGGAAAACGCGCGCGGCGACGGTTGCATCGGAGGTGAGCCTTTTTCTCGACTCGAGATCCATGCATCTGCGGTGTTGCTTTCTAGCAGGCGAGCTCTATTGCAGCAACGCACTGGCAATGGCAAGAGAAGATGGGCTCCATCGCTGAGCCTGCGGAACTTGTACGAGCTTGATGAGGATTTTCCTTGTTTGTTTCGCCAGTTGCATTTCCTACCCGGCCCGGCTATGCCGTCGCAACAGTGTTGTCcagtgctctctctctctcaaaaaaaaaaagttgttcaGTTCCTCAAACGGGGGTAGTTGTTCAGTTGACACAGAACAGTCCACTCTCTCTCTAGATATATAAACAGGGCGAACTGCTATCGTGAAGAGCCGTTCCTCAATATATATATTCATTCAAAGAACCCTTATTTATATCTGCAGTTGCCACTCGGTCTTCTCCTCCTCGGAGCCCCCACTATTCGACATTTCGATTGCTGTCATCCCATTTGGCCAATCTTGCTGAGAGCAGAGCCGACTATCCGGCGGCAGTCAGTCGTCGTCGTCATACGGTGGCTCCTCCCTGGTTTCTGGATCGGCATCCATCTctacgccggccgccgcgcgcgcaccCGGCGTGATCGTCCGGCGAAGCGAGGAGGTTTTCGATCCACGGCTTTGTTGCCCCGGGTACGCGCCGTTCTTCTCTACGCATCGTTGTTGGCCATGCGTGTTCTCCTATAGATGTTAGTATATCATTCGTAGCGTTGAGTTTTCATGGAAGGTTGCATGCTAGGAACTAGACAGGTTCTCTATTCACCCGCGTCGCCTCGAATTCGAAAGGCCGCGGTGCCGTCGTCTGAATCGACCAGTTGCTCCCACCGCTTTTTCAGGAAACTAGTGCTAGTAgtcggcaaaaaaaaaacaataaaaaCGAATGCTGGCCATTCAtttaaaaagacaaaaaaaaaatgcatgagATGATGTTCATAGGTACTAGGATATTGGAGATACAGAATCATGCTGTTTGTAGTCTGGAACCGATCCAACCGTCGTAGTCTAGTAGCAGGTGAGGGTTGCCATCACAAAATGCAATACCGTGTCTGACGTTTTAAAATTTAATTTACTGGAtcaaaattaaagtattaacgTTTGGTAATGATATTCGAAGACCATTTCCATTGCTGCAGTACCGTTACATATGGGAAGAGAAGGTGGAGTAGTGGATTAGTACTATACTGAATGCTAACTAATTCTTTTTCCAGTTCTGAGCCGCTTCCATAAATTTCGTAGGGAAGGTAAGGTCTGCCAGCCATCCGTTTGTAGTGTTCAAAATACTCCGTCTTCACGATTGGTTCTGAACTTTTGATCACCGTCTGCAGAGTGGTTGCGCTGCCATCAGCCATCCTAATTCCTGTCTGTTCTGATCCTGACGTGCGCACCTTAACTATCGCTAGAGCTGATACATTTTTGCGTGCGTGCCTTAACTTTTCTGTTTACTCAAACTAATCCTCCGGTATTAGTATATATCCACAAGACCATTTGGTCGCTAATGATGACTCAATTCCTGGATTCTTGATGCATGATTATGAACAGAAGACAGCAGAGGTTTGGCGGCAGCGGCATACCCCAGGAGTCGTCGCGCTAGTGCATTTGCATTTGGGGGGAGCggacgggacgggacgggaGGGGCCGTGGGCAATGGCGACGCCGGCGCGCCCGTACCGGTTCCCGGCGCTGCCGGAGAAGGAGGAAGACGAGCAGGTGGCGACGCGGTGCACGAGGCAGACGTGCGGGACGTGCAGCGCGTCGGCGGTGGCGAGCTGCGTGGCGCTGTGCTGCTGCCCGTGCGCCGTGGTGAGCTGCCTGACGCTGGCGCTCATCAAGGCGCCCTACGTGGCGGGGCGGCGGTGCGTGGCCAGGATCGCCAGGAGGCGGCTGCGGAAGGCGAGGACGAGGCGCGTCCGCGACGTGGACGAAGACGATGAGGAGGACAAGCAGCAGCAGGGCCCGCGGCGAAGCAAGGAGCTGTGGGGCATCGACCTGCCTCGTGCGGCCGTGGACGACGGCGCCGACGACGGCAGCGGCAGGGCGAAGGTGAGCTCCAGGATGGATGTGTCCGAGAAGGTGTGGGCGGACATGTACCAGGTCGGCCTCTGGGGGTTCGGCCGGCTGTCCTTCTCGGCGGCAGTCGGGGACAGAGGCGACTCCGAGAAGGACGGCGACAGTACTGCGCCTGAGTAAGACGGGCATTGGTTCACTCTAGAGCCGGCTCAATGTCGTCTTGTACAAACTTTAGCTTGTTTCTTTGGCAATTGCCTGCACAAACTTTTTTGTGATGTCGTGGATCGTTGTGATGCGCGCTGCctttggttgactcacctttatTGTTGCATCAAAACTCTGTACAAAATTGCACCCGGTAGTACATCATTGGCATTGGACACACACTTGTTGGCTCTCCTTGCTCCTTCTCGTTCACAAGATGATTGTGATGCGGAGCTCTGCCATTGCTTCGCTTCCGGTGGCCACTTGTCAATGAGCCACCGGCTGCAGTTGGCAGTTGCAGGCTGGTGTAGTCAACCCTTGCTGCGATGATTGCTCGTCCCTTCGTCAGTGCCAGCGGTTTCCCCTTTCATGGCAATGCATCAGGCCCTGCAGAGCCTTCGCCGCCTGAGCTAGCTAGTCAAACGCGACGGAGTAGTAGGTGTCGTACGTGCACCTCCTCCTGGAGGACATGAGCCTGGACAGCTTCCGCTTGCAGAGCTCGAACCTGGCCGGCCGGTCGTCGTCCGAGCCCCGCGCGGCCGTGGCCCCTCCCGGCAGCCCCAGCTGCCGCTCCAGCTCGGCGAACTCCTCCGGCCGCTTGACCACGTGGTCGTAGCAGATGTACCTCCCGCCGGCGGTGTTGTCGCCCATCGCCTCGTACGCGTGGACGTGCGCCTCGGCCACCGTCTCCACGTTCGCCGTGGCGAGCAGGCCGTCGGCGAGCATGGCACGAGCCCCTGCGGCCGAATGTGCAAAAGGAGACGGTCAGACTCAGAGCGATCGATGAACAAACGCATATTGGCGCATCTGGGCGGCACGGCACGGACCTTTGAGGTAGGCGATGGACGCGGTGGAGTTGCGGCGCCGGAATCCAGGGCCGGTGACGAGCGCCGGGCAGATGGTGACCAGCTTCAGGTCTCGTCCCCGCGCTGCCCTCCAGGCAGCCTTCTCTGCTGCCGTTTTGCCAAGTGCAAACCACAGCTGAAAAACGATGCATCCCATTATTCACAGCTGAAAAACTTTATATGGATTTTTCTCGAAGATGGTTATGTGGCTTCTTCCTGATTAGAGTCTGTGTGATCAAAGGAAACAGAAATACAACTGCATTTGTGTTTTCTCCCAGTCACTCACCTTATTGTCGCGGCAGAAGCTCTCGTCGCTCCAGCAGCTCTCATCGATGATGGTAGGGCACCGCCGGTCATGAGGGTAGTTCTGCCTCCACACACATGCCAGCAAGGAAGAGGTGAAGACACATTTCCTGACGGACTCCGTCCTGACGCAGGCTTCAATCACCCGCTCCGCTGCTTGGGCTTCTAACGTTGCCATGTGTTTCTGTTCAAATCAGAGATTGGCATATGTTAGCCACAAATTTCTTCATCTTGTATGTCAttttgatgtttttttttgtgaGGAATGCACCAAATTTGTTCAAATGTCTACTATAGTTTTATTCAAAATATGCTGCTAACATGTGAAACATTATTACTGTTAAAAAACTAAGAAAAGCCACTTTGTTACAATAGATAGATTGCAAATTAACCATGGATCTTGGCAAGCTGAAACTGCAGCAGCAGCGAGCTCAAGATTCGCTTAGCCACCTAACAAAAAATTTACAGAATTTAATACCGAATTTAACCATGGGATTTTACAGCTGAAATTGTAGGCCTTTCCGAACTTCAATCTCTCTGTCTCTATTCGGAGAGCCATTCGTATTTCTCTCGTGCCTCCAATGGACTCTATTTTTGTTCTCTGTGCTCCAATGTCGCATCACCATTTTGCTTGTGTGAAAAAAAATCATGAAAGAACTACTACTATATATTGAATTTAGGAGTGATATAGCCTCTCCAATCTCCATTAATAAAAAGAGAGAATGGTGGTTCTAGAGAgcgaaaaaatatatatagggATTTAGAGAATCTATTGGagtctgatttttttttcaaaattttgtgATAAGGATCCATACAGAGAGACTCTTGAATATAAAAGGCTATCCAGGGcactgttgaagtgttggttaacACAGCATGTGACAACGATATTTTGGCTGACTGGGCATTCGACAAAATAGTGAGCAGGTGAGAACTGAATCAGCATCGACTTCCTGAGGTGTTACCACCAATCAACGTAGCATCATCCTCGATTTCAGCCTGGAATTTGTATACTTCGAATGATAAGTGAGCTGCACCTGCTGCTGCTAACGACATCACGCAATATAGTACACAACCCATTCAGTGAAGGAGGTACGTATGACCTTCTGTTTTCTAATCACTTCTTGTTGTTATAAACCCATCGTGAGCGGTTGCACACTTGCAAGATATGTATGACCTTCTGTTTCCTAATCACCTCCATTAGTTGCTATATGTGAAATCTAAAATCAGAAGAAACGGACAAAGTGCAAAGGAGAGGAGACCTCTGGCACTAGATTAGGTGAGTTTAGTTGAAAGGCAAAGGCCTGCTCTTCTTTCTATGGATCTTATACAGCAAGTGTGCAACTCAGATTCAAATGAACAAAACTTGTAAATCTTGATATCGCTTATTAGTCAGCCATGTTGATTTCGGATCAGTTGGAACGCCAAAAATGTCAAAGGTTCAAGAAGCTGCACAGGTGCAGTACAGTTGGAGAAGGTCTGAATTAAGAAATTCTTTCTTCAGCAGCTACCCTTTGCTTTTGCATCCTCGTAACCTCGTTCCTCAACAGAAGTTGTACTTCCAGAGTCACGGGTTGTTGGATATCTTAAAATTAGCTAGGATATATTGATCCAATCCAAACATGTAATGCTAAATTGCTAATAGCCCCATCTTTTAACCTATGGTTCCATTAGTGCCTATTATTAGCAagagaggattacaagcagttgCTAAAATTAGCATGCAACAATTGAAATATCCAAACAGGGACTATACTTGGGTGTAGCAGAAGCAGCTCAGCTTAGGCCCTATTTGGATCTGAGAGATTTCAATATTTGGGACTCAATCCATATGACTTGCACAATCTATCCTCAATTTTTATATTAGGGTGCATAGAATTCTCCCCTTCACACTTTCCGTAAATGCAATTTTAGATTTTGTCAAAGTCAAAGTTATCTTAACTTTGAACATCTATATTCTAAATAGATATactacaaaaaaaatatatctataGATAATCTAATGATCATTATGTAGTATGATTATCAATTCTTTAAAGTTCAATTAATTTTAAGATAGTTTATCTGTCCTAGCTAGAATTGCATTCTTTCTGGAAAGGAGTGATGAGTAAGAAAGGACAACGTCTTACTCGCGGTAGGTTTATCCCctacgccccccccccccccagcaGATTTCCTGGATCGTGTCTCCTTATCAGACTATCGTGCAATCCAGGCTCTCTCTTCTCTGGCTATCTGCGATACACACGTTACCATGTCCCCAACAGCAGGACCGCGGAGGAACGTCTCCGTGGCACGCGTGCCTCCACGTTAGTCCCAGTGTCCAGTGTCCTAAAACGCAGGGGGCATCAATACGGAGTGATGGTGACCTATCTTTTGTTGTTGCCTTAAAATTCCAGAAAGGTTGTTGTTCCTGTCAAAATCACGGTATACTttaaggggtgtttggttggtaTTGGTAAAATTTAACTGGTACGttaatattttcgttttatttgaaaattattgtctaattttaGACTAATtattaggcttaaaatattcgtcttgcaaattattctctaactgtgtttttagtttcgtaaataatctatatttagtactccatgcatgtgtccaaacattcgatgtgacaggataGAATTTATTGGAggaaaccaaacaccccctaaatcgCTTCATTACTGTAGTTGTTACTGACCATGGTACTTGCTCTGGTTTGTTGGGGATCCTAACCATCCGCTCAATAAAGCTGTCGTACATTGTGTCGGCCGGATCACGCTTTGTAACCCCTAGCTAGCCCTATGGCCTGCTGCCCTGCTTTGTGTTTTTGTATTCCTTTACTTTATCATTACTACTTTATTTAAATTTTTCGGACTTTAGAAActtgtttactttccaaaaatatttacaaaatattcaaaaattctcttcaaattgaatcttgcggcacatgcataaagcattaaatatagataaaaaataactaattgcatagttcgtatataatttgcgagagaaatcttttgagcctaattagtccataattagacaataattgtcgaatctaaacgaaaatgctacagtaatattttgcaaaattttccagaaaataaacaaggcccaggtcgatcaagaagaaaaaaaaaggactcGCAACATAATCATCGTCACTCATATGTGCAGTTGCGAAGCGCTTGCGTGTAGTTTCACGCGTGGTCTTCTCTTTAACCTACCGCTACCGACCGTGATGTGAGCTATATGAATTCACAGAGGAAGAAGTGCTCGCGATAAATAAAAGTTTGGTGTGCCTGACGACTCACCGTGTAGCCGGACATGCCCCCGGGGTCGACGAAGGCGGAGGTGTGGAACACGCCGGCGCATCCGTCGAAGGCGCGGTGCAGGCTCTCCGGGTCCATCACGTTGGCCATCACCGTCCACACCCCGTCCCTGCCGTCCTCGCCGAACATCTCCATCTCCCGCAGCTTGTCCATGTCCTCTGCCAACAACAGCacgcacaaaaaaaaaaaaacactttgaATGAAGAAAGCTGAATCGGGGCTATATTCGCACAGTGACAACACACAGcaaacacacacaaaaaaagctATCAATAATTAGCCTGACGTATCCCTTCGGATTCTATTCTACCTTTGCTTGTCCACGACGATCGATCAGCTCGCAGATCGCACAATGGGGGAACCTGTGAGATACATACCAAACCGCTAGAGGACACACGCGTCGATCTCGCGTGTCAGAGATGGGATAGGGATCGATCGATCGAGTTCTCCGGACAGCAAAGTTGTTTGGAGGTTGAGGTGAAGCTTTCAGAAACCTAAACCCTCGCCCCTGGTTTTCACCACAGTACCACTTGGGAGTACTCTGTTCATCCTAATGGCTGCCTGCTTTCTCGCAAACAGCATCAAGACTTTTTCGTTCATGGTGACACCGACAGTCTGTTGCTAGCCGATGTGACATATCCGATCTAGCTACGAACAAGGATCTGGTTCGACTACGAAAAGCACATGTGAGATGTGAGTGACCAATCGCCAAAGTTGGGTGATGGACGACTGATGGTAGTGCTGTGCTAACAAGAGCACCAGTCAAAAAACTACTTATCTTGACTCAGACTCGATCgatatataaaaataactaatgcaATAATGCATGCGGTTGACCCCCAAAGTTAAAAGGTTTCTACGGTCGCGTCTCCGTCAGAAAACATGCGCGCGGCAGCCGTGGAAAACACGGCCTGATCAGACAGTGTTTGATTTGTGGACTACTACTAGCTAACAGTTAGTCATCAGCCACGAGCATCAACTATATATACCGGACGAATCACGTGGAGTTTCAGTAGTCCTCGTTTCATCGGTTTCAGGATCTAAATTTCAAAGCATCTGGTTGACCAAAAGGTGACACTCATGAGTGCATGGCATAATGCGGGTAGACGCTGGCTGTTGTCTAAAACCTGTGAAGAACTGGAGTACATGTTTgttgtttcaaaaataaaaaaaaatatacatgTTTTGGCACTACTACATTATATATTGCCGATCAGTTTTACCAAGTCAAATAGCGCAACTTCCAGCGGACGTATGGTTCCGTCTTTGCCGTGCAAGTTGTAATATCCTATAGAAATAGAGTGCCTGCAACCGACTTACGAGCAATGCAAGTCAGATCGATCAAAAATTCATTCCGTCCTTCGTCGTGTTTCTTTCGGTCGTTTCAGCAGGTGAGTTGATCGGATCATTCAGGCGACGTAAGCAATGGGGAAGactattatatataatatagaaTACTGCCGCCAGAACTATGTGCTGCATAGCCTATGCACAGGAAGTGGCTGTCAACTGTCATAGTTCTTTTTTAATCACAACCATGTCAGCTATGAGTTGTTTGGATCGGTAATCACCGATTACCATCGAAGCTCTGTATTATTAAATTCTACTTCTGTTTAATGGAAAATATGCTTCGACACGATCGTGAAAAAGAAAGAGAtaaagaaaagagagagaaaacggTTTTATGCTCCCTCCGTTCTATTTTATCTGGGTTAGAATGACATGATTTATTAGATTACACTTATACCATTCATTtgctttatattatattatttatgcttataaacttatAATTATTGAGTAGTATAATTTCTTACAAATCTAACCACACAAAGTTTGTATTATAATAGTTACTCCCTCTATTTTTCTAAAAGATGTCGTTTTGGATAAGTTTTGGGTTAAATATtttagaaatataaatcatgaataacttgtaAATTGTTGAGTTaaaaaatgtgaaaaccatatgaatatatTTGTCTTGAAATATACTTTCAAAAcaatatacatatattattttttaataaatatttttataaaacaaTAAGTTAGAGTTATATTTCGAAGACCGTGTCGCTATCCAAAACGATATGTTTTAGGAACTGGAGAGAATAAAAACTATTAATAATCTAATTATTGATTAAAATTTTTAAAGTTTAAATCTTGATACGTCGCATTAGCCTTTAGAAGAAACGGAGCAAGAGGCCATTGTCAGCCAGCCAGTCTGAAACTGAAACTCATCGTGGAGGGAAGAGAAGACAAGCTAGATGAAAACCCGGCCAGCGAGTCTTTGTCAAACGGGGgaatataaataatataagaagaaaCGGGctaacaacaacaataacacgCGGATAATAATTCCTAAACACGTGATAAGTTGCGGCGTGTATTTGGATTTTGGGACGTGGACGCATGGTGCACGCGTGGAACTTATAACGAGCGTGTCCGTCCGCTTTGTGTTTGCCTGTTTGATTCGAATTTGATGACCGCCCTCCAATCAAACGAGAGCGCGCTCGCTTTCGAGAGAATCGCCGGGGGATTGGCTGCCGGCCGCGAGTGGCGGCGTGACGACTGACGAGAGCAAATTAACGAACAGAAACCGACCTCCACGCGACGCGACGCGCAGCAACGAGTGGTGCGGAAAGCGTCACGACGCAAAACCGGACGGGGTCCACATGACagagagcgagcgagcgagagaAGAAGCCGGGTAGGTTCCGAGGTACTAGTAATAGTGGTGGGGGGAGGACCGGAGGAGAGGACGGGACGGACGGCTGATGCTGACCTTGCGTTTCCAGCGCGAGGCGGACGGTGTAGCCGTGGCGGAGGAGGCGGTCGACGACGGCGAACCCGACGAAGGAGATGCCGCCCGTGACGCAGACGGCGCGCGCCGCGGCCCCGGCGCCGGCGTCGCCCCCGGGCGCGCGCTTGGCGTCCGCGTGGCCCCGGCCCGCCGAGCGGCGCCACCCGCCGCCCGCCGCTGCCTCGCCGTGCCCGCCGCCGCCTGACAGGCCGAGCGCGGCGCGCAGCTCGTCCACCTCCGCCTGAAGGCTCTGCGTGCTCCGAAGCACGCCCATGCTCGCCTACCTCTGCTGCCGCCGGGTGGTGGTGGTCCCTGCTCCCGCGCTGGTGCTACTGCCTGCTGCGGTAGTGGTGGTACGTGCCTCTGCGCGCGCGTTGGTGGAGCGGTTCCCCGAGTGAGTGGGGTGGGGTGGGTGCGCGCAGGCGGGGACGTGGATAAATAGCCACAGCCTCCTGGCCTCCTACTACAGGTGAGGAGGGAGGGGGGACACGCCTCATCTCGCTCCGTTGGGACGTTGGGTAGGTAGGCTTTTGTGTGCTGGGAGGGCGGCCCCCGCGTGGTcagc from Sorghum bicolor cultivar BTx623 chromosome 3, Sorghum_bicolor_NCBIv3, whole genome shotgun sequence encodes the following:
- the LOC8058213 gene encoding scopoletin glucosyltransferase; its protein translation is MAIKDEQKPLHILFFPFLAPGHLIPIADMAALFAARGVKCTILTTPVNAQVIRSAVDHANDAFRGTEGTLAIDIAVVPFPDVGLPPGVECGPALNSVDDHEKFFHAAQLLREPFDRFLAENRPDAVVADSFFEWAADAAAEHGVPRMAFLGSSLFSRTCIDSMLRYNPVEAAPDDPDALVLLPGLPHRVELRRSQMKEPKEQPEDWAFLQRVNAADLRSYGEVFNSFHDLERESLEHYTTTLGCRAWLVGPVALASKNHAARGAGDEPSPDADSCQQWLDTKAEGSVVYVSFGTLSHFSPPELRELASGLDMSGKNFVWVIGGGADTKESEWMPHGFAELMARGDRGFIIRGWAPQRLILAHPAMGGFVTHCGWNSTLEAVSAGVPMVTWPRFADQFYNEKLVVELLKVGVSVGSTDYASKLETRRVIGGEVIAEAIGRVMGDGEDAEAIREKAKELGEKARRAVAKGGSSYDDVGRLMDELIARRSSVDV
- the LOC8058214 gene encoding uncharacterized protein LOC8058214; this translates as MATPARPYRFPALPEKEEDEQVATRCTRQTCGTCSASAVASCVALCCCPCAVVSCLTLALIKAPYVAGRRCVARIARRRLRKARTRRVRDVDEDDEEDKQQQGPRRSKELWGIDLPRAAVDDGADDGSGRAKVSSRMDVSEKVWADMYQVGLWGFGRLSFSAAVGDRGDSEKDGDSTAPE
- the LOC8058215 gene encoding cinnamoyl-CoA reductase-like SNL6, whose amino-acid sequence is MGVLRSTQSLQAEVDELRAALGLSGGGGHGEAAAGGGWRRSAGRGHADAKRAPGGDAGAGAAARAVCVTGGISFVGFAVVDRLLRHGYTVRLALETQEDMDKLREMEMFGEDGRDGVWTVMANVMDPESLHRAFDGCAGVFHTSAFVDPGGMSGYTKHMATLEAQAAERVIEACVRTESVRKCVFTSSLLACVWRQNYPHDRRCPTIIDESCWSDESFCRDNKLWFALGKTAAEKAAWRAARGRDLKLVTICPALVTGPGFRRRNSTASIAYLKGARAMLADGLLATANVETVAEAHVHAYEAMGDNTAGGRYICYDHVVKRPEEFAELERQLGLPGGATAARGSDDDRPARFELCKRKLSRLMSSRRRCTYDTYYSVAFD